Proteins encoded in a region of the Gulosibacter sediminis genome:
- a CDS encoding response regulator: protein MTRVLLADDHAAIRAGLRMMLEAADDIEVVGEASDGATAIGNARALKPDVVLMDMRMPGVDGAEATRVLAAEGTRVLVLTTYDEDDVVFAAINAGAAGFLLKTAEPSELVDAIRRVARGQGVVAPEVTARVLQAAAGARSERPAAAQVREAGLTERELEILGAIGRGATNGEIAAELHITLGTTKQHVSRILAKLGVSSRTQAALLARDAAG, encoded by the coding sequence ATGACGCGCGTGCTGCTCGCCGACGATCACGCGGCGATCCGCGCCGGCCTGCGAATGATGCTCGAGGCCGCCGACGACATCGAGGTCGTGGGGGAGGCGTCCGACGGCGCGACCGCAATCGGCAACGCCCGCGCGCTCAAACCGGATGTCGTGCTCATGGATATGCGGATGCCCGGCGTCGACGGCGCCGAGGCGACCCGGGTGCTCGCGGCCGAGGGCACTCGCGTGCTTGTGCTGACGACCTATGACGAGGATGACGTCGTGTTCGCCGCGATCAACGCCGGCGCTGCCGGCTTCCTGCTCAAAACCGCCGAGCCGAGCGAGCTCGTCGACGCGATCCGCCGGGTCGCGCGCGGTCAGGGTGTCGTCGCACCCGAGGTGACGGCGCGCGTGCTGCAGGCGGCGGCGGGCGCACGAAGCGAGAGGCCCGCCGCCGCGCAGGTGCGCGAGGCGGGCCTCACCGAGCGAGAGCTCGAAATACTCGGGGCGATCGGGCGGGGTGCGACGAACGGCGAGATCGCCGCGGAGCTGCACATCACGCTCGGCACGACGAAACAGCACGTTTCGCGCATTCTCGCGAAACTCGGGGTGAGTTCGCGCACGCAGGCCGCCCTGCTCGCGCGCGACGCGGCAGGGTAG
- a CDS encoding aspartate aminotransferase family protein produces the protein MLGAAHPTVKGADVTDTTLTSLSNAEVAKYDTSHVFHSWSAQGKLAPLPIKTAHGSTVVDFDGNEYLDLSSQLVFTNLGHQHPRVVKAIKQQADELLTIAPAHANQTRARAAELILGLAPDNMDRVFFTNGGADANENAIRLARQFTGRDKVLSRYRSYHGNTGAAIVATGDWRRQPNEYATGHVHFFGPYLYRSEFWAETEEQECERALQHLDAVIRHEGANTIAAILLESIPGTAGIMVPPAGYLQGVRELADRYGIVLIADEVMAGFGRTGEWFAFQAQGITPDLITFAKGVNSGYVPLGGVVISKEIAAAFDERVFPGGLTYSGHPLATAAAVATIETMSDEGVVEHARELGTDVIGPRLRELAEELDVIGEVRGTGVFWAIELVSDAAARTPVAAEYMGRVKAALVARGVIPFTSDNRIHIVPPCTISAEELNRGLDVVAEVLRSEAVA, from the coding sequence CCCCACCGTCAAAGGAGCCGACGTGACCGACACCACCCTCACCAGCCTGAGCAACGCCGAGGTCGCCAAGTACGACACCTCGCACGTGTTCCACTCCTGGTCGGCCCAGGGCAAGCTTGCCCCGCTGCCGATCAAGACCGCGCATGGCTCGACGGTGGTCGATTTCGATGGCAACGAGTACCTCGACCTCTCGAGCCAGCTCGTCTTCACCAACCTCGGGCACCAGCACCCGCGCGTCGTCAAGGCGATCAAGCAGCAGGCAGATGAGCTGCTCACCATCGCACCTGCGCACGCGAACCAGACCCGCGCGCGGGCGGCAGAGCTCATCCTCGGCCTGGCCCCAGACAACATGGACCGCGTCTTCTTCACGAACGGCGGCGCCGACGCGAACGAAAACGCGATCCGCCTCGCCCGCCAGTTCACCGGCCGCGACAAGGTGCTCTCGCGCTACCGCTCCTACCACGGCAACACCGGCGCGGCGATCGTCGCGACTGGCGACTGGCGCCGTCAGCCGAACGAATACGCGACCGGCCACGTGCACTTCTTCGGCCCCTACCTCTACCGCAGCGAGTTCTGGGCGGAAACCGAAGAGCAGGAGTGCGAGCGTGCCCTGCAGCACCTCGACGCGGTGATTCGCCACGAGGGTGCGAACACGATTGCGGCCATCCTGCTCGAGTCGATCCCCGGCACCGCGGGCATCATGGTGCCGCCGGCGGGCTACCTCCAGGGCGTGCGCGAGCTCGCCGACCGCTACGGCATCGTGCTCATCGCCGACGAGGTCATGGCCGGCTTCGGCCGTACCGGCGAATGGTTCGCGTTCCAGGCCCAGGGCATCACGCCCGACCTCATCACCTTCGCGAAGGGTGTCAACTCGGGCTACGTGCCACTCGGCGGCGTCGTCATCTCGAAGGAGATCGCGGCGGCGTTCGACGAGCGCGTTTTCCCCGGTGGCCTCACCTACTCGGGCCACCCGCTCGCGACGGCGGCGGCGGTGGCGACCATCGAGACGATGAGCGACGAGGGCGTCGTCGAGCACGCCCGCGAGCTCGGCACCGACGTGATCGGTCCGCGCCTGCGCGAGCTCGCCGAGGAGCTCGACGTGATCGGCGAGGTGCGCGGCACCGGCGTGTTCTGGGCGATCGAGCTCGTGTCGGACGCGGCGGCGCGCACCCCCGTCGCGGCAGAGTACATGGGCCGCGTCAAGGCGGCGCTCGTCGCCCGTGGCGTGATTCCGTTCACGAGCGATAACCGTATCCACATCGTGCCGCCGTGCACGATCTCTGCCGAAGAGCTCAACCGTGGCCTCGACGTCGTCGCCGAGGTGCTGCGCAGCGAGGCTGTCGCCTAG